The Micropterus dolomieu isolate WLL.071019.BEF.003 ecotype Adirondacks linkage group LG14, ASM2129224v1, whole genome shotgun sequence DNA segment gccaACTTTATAAACTAAATATACAATAATTAGACCCAACCAACAAAGAGATGCTAAAACCAGCAAGCCCGCTTAGAGCCAAGACAGAGCCGGAACTGGGCCGACAGCTGTGACAGCACTCGCATCAGCACACCACAACGCCGGATCGCCGTCACCAACAGCCGAGACGCCAACCCAGGTAAGAAAGAGACTAACACAGGTGCATCACCACCTGTACTTAAAGGCCACGGCCACCAGTGCAGTGCCATATAGTGTTGGGAGGGAGAAATGCATCACGTTATGTCCTGTGGGGATGTAAAAAACTGaccggcctgacagtggaggtctgcagttggacccctcTCAGAAATGTTGTCATCATTCATACTGATGGACTGCTGATATCATTGCTATCCATtctgcaacaacacacagaggccaaaaGCTTGTCTATGGTCCCTTTCCTCATGAACACATACAGGACTAAGTCTGCAAGAGGATTCAACCTaacaaaaatgaaagacagGATGATGAGTATATCCTCAGATATGTCATACATGTTGTATATGCATAATTTTAGGATGTTAAGGATGATGGGCAGGAACAGCAACGTGTATATAAACAGCACCAGAACCAAAATTCCCACAATTCGTCGTTTTTCATCAGAGGAGACCGAGATGGAAGCAGACAGGGCTCTGAGGGTCCCAACCAAGAAGAATATTAACAATGGGAAGGGAAGGAGTAGATAGATGACGACGGCCATTTTTGCCTGATCCATGAAAGAGAAGATAAAGACAAAAGGTTGGACCCACACTACAGCACAGAGCGCTACAGAGGTCTTGATGGTTCGTCTGAAGCGGTACCACAGCGGGTGGgcgatgaccaaatacctgtaatacaagatggacacaaagtctttgaggagcttcagagttataaactaatataatgttcagacacagaagcagctacacacatactggatagacagacagatacctTTCCAGGGCGATGCAGACCATGAAGCCAACACTGGCAAACAGAACAAAGAAGTAAAATAGAATGGAGACTATTTGTATTGCTTCATGCTCAGGTTCAGACACCTCAACAATCATGTAGCAGAACTGAAGGAGGTCGGAAATGAGAAGGTTGATGACGAAGATCGGAGCAACCTGATCACTTTGCACCTGCAGGAAAACATTGGTAAAAGTAAAGAAactatgtatatacagtatttaactaaataaaaaacaatgcaagtctatcccgactttttaactaacagcatattcataacagcagcaatgagtgtggtttttacaaaacataaaacttcACGTCACTCCCTCCCAACTAGTgcatgcatcactggcagtgagtttacatttactcatttttaatccaaagcaacttatTATTGCTACACATCAGAgatcgcatgcctctggagcaactaggagttaagtgtcttgctcatggacacatttgtggatatgttgcagtgggaattgaacTCAGGTCGCTCAAAcgaaaggcatgtgtcttatccactgcaccatcgccaccTAGTTGCTTTCTGTAAGTTTTACATTGCAGTGCCGCTTTAGCAGATGCAATAaattagatgtagaattgtATGCAGTtcaaagctttttgctggtctcaCAATGttaatctatttatttatctatttactTAAAAGAGACAGTGTATATTAATGAACATAGTGGCTTTTCGGTTATGCAAATATGCCAGATTAAgctttttttccatctgcagtCTTTGGCAGGTCGTTACAAGATCAATAAAAAGACAACataataattttcatttttggtGATGCTGCAATggatgcctttggtgtgagagacccgggttcaaatccactgtgagaaaccaatgtgtctctgagcaatacactcagagacacaatgcaatataaaaatgtataagcgattgaaataaaatgaattagtTTATCCTCGAGGTGAAAAGATGCCACATTTAAAGAGACTTTCCCTGAACAAAGACACAACaaagagggaagactaaatcatgaaagaaaaaaagcacagaATGTTTGAACGAGAGAGACCTACTGAATTATATTctggtatattttatattttaaatagtcacctgctgcctgagttttgtGGATAGCCtagattaaaacatttccaccatcaattgatgcagaaaaggcaagAACTGGTGCAGAAATGTTCTCCAGagtgcaggaaattaagtgtttaatgctaaaaaccTACACTCTTGCTTATTATGAACTAACCTATAATATTCTATACATTCTctagaattaaaagaaatacagtctCTGGTTTTGACACATAGATTCTGGGGAAGGAAGATTCCCCGATACATGGTTTGGTCGACATCATTTCTGGAGCATCCTGATCACACTGATCTGACCATGATTATGGACTTGGCTTTTCATCCACACATGCATATGGCTGTGACATGCGCATTAAAGAGTGATGACCCCGACCCATGTGGTGGGTTATGACACAGAAGGCCTAAAATGGATCAATCTCCAATACcgaatctcactccaaactaaattgaaaaggTGGCAGCCCTGGTTtatgtttcctgtaaaaacacaatgctagGAAGGGATTTGTCGCAGATATTGATAGGCGTGTATCCAGTAGTTGAATGTGGTTACGCTCAAAACCTCTTCATGCAGACTGATTCCAGCTCCCGGCTGCCGGACCCAGGATCGCACAAAGCCTCCGAGACCAATGGTTTTCTTGCCGGTTTGGCTCTTGTCACTCCAGGGCTGAGTCAACTAAtgaggctgtgtttggtccTGTTCATgccgtgttcactgggaggctccTGAGCGCAGTTTTGTTGCCTGCTCGCCCGGCGCCGCTCCATCAGGGAACTCCGTACATCACAGAGTTGAAGTAGAGCAGCTGGGGAACACAGAGCTGCCAACGCAATTGACACTTTTTACACGCCCTCACGCCATACATCAATTTTCTCAAAACTAATGTAGCCTACAGCCTAAATAAAGGCGTCGACTCCGCAAGATGACACTTCACTCAGCTGATGCGACACTGGCAGACGCTGTGACGAGAATCAAGCAAACCTGCTCTAGCGCAATGAGTGTCAGACAGTTTGTGATcgggtaacgtagctggtacaggtttgcaataaaaaaatgtataatccaaagcacagccttgctctgttgggAATGTGAGATGCacggagctgctgaagttaacatgtgtttTCAGTATCGTTTTGCACAGGTGTTGCGTATCTACTCTTTGTTACTAAAGTcatgaataataatattcaaGAATATTATATCACAAGCACTTGTTGGGGCACCATAATTATACCTCTGAGGTTGGTCGCATCTTACTTttacatgttagcatgctaaaatctACTAATTAGTAATAAAGTACAGTTGAGACGGAATGTCATTAACTTTGCAGGTATTAAGTTATAAATCAAATCAAcagacatttataaaaaaaaaaaaaaaggtcagagGATCACTAGTATTATTATAATTCAACATCTGGACTCCATGAATGTCTATATCATTTTTTGGCAATCCACTACTTGTCAAAAACATAATTTGAGCCCAAACAATGCTGCACAAACTGCTCTGAAAACtaatttatctttttctttaagTTGTTAAGGCTGGATTGAGCCACATATGTAAACTGCATGTGTTTAGGGTCCAATCAGTGGAAGTAAATTATTCTTGTAAATATATAGGTCATTAAAACCTTTTGTACTAAAATActttacagacagacacacgaTATAgactggaaataaataaatatttcataatGTACATACCATAGAATAAAGAGCATAGATGGCCATGAGGGTCAAGGGAAGACCGATGGCGATTATTATGCATGTGAGCACTTGCATGATGAATGAAACTTCTTTGTAATACTGCGTGGTGTTGAAGTTGCTGTTATTATAGTAGTCAGTGGTGATGTTGCTGTAATTATAGCTTTGATCCTGTGAGGTGTTGTTAATGTAGTAGTCCTCCATTCCTCTGAGGGAAACCCGTTTGAGAGATCAGGTTATTAAAAGGGAGCAGGTTTTTTAATATCTACATCATTCAGTGACATCACTCACTCAAACTGTAAGGTTCAAGTTCAAACAAATACA contains these protein-coding regions:
- the LOC123983425 gene encoding G-protein coupled receptor 4-like codes for the protein MTLVQSDQVAPIFVINLLISDLLQFCYMIVEVSEPEHEAIQIVSILFYFFVLFASVGFMVCIALERYLVIAHPLWYRFRRTIKTSVALCAVVWVQPFVFIFSFMDQAKMAVVIYLLLPFPLLIFFLVGTLRALSASISVSSDEKRRIVGILVLVLFIYTLLFLPIILNILKLCIYNMYDISEDILIILSFIFVRLNPLADLVLYVFMRKGTIDKLLASVCCCRMDSNDISSPSV